The following are from one region of the Streptomyces rubrogriseus genome:
- a CDS encoding BMP family lipoprotein, with product MRRISRITVAGAATASLALALAACGGTSTDSGSESKGDKGLAIAYDVGGKGDQSFNDAAYAGLEQAKKEFGYETADVEPTDGETDADKEQRLSSLAKQGYNPVVGIGYAYASAMKNVAEKYPDTTFGIVDDATIEAKNVADLVFNEQEASYLAGVAAAKSTKTNTVGFVGGVDVPLIHKFQAGYEQGVKDTDPKIKVVSQYLTQTAEEGGFSSPDKGKTAAEGQIEKKADVVYAAAGLSGQGVIEAAAANKVWAIGVDSDQYKQEALAKYKDYILTSATKDVASAVYNLSKSVEDGKPETGIVRGDLKSGEVGLSDSNPKFADDAELQAAIKSAKEKIISGEIKVKSS from the coding sequence ATGCGCCGGATTTCCCGGATCACGGTCGCAGGCGCAGCGACCGCCTCCCTGGCCCTCGCCCTCGCCGCCTGCGGTGGTACCTCGACCGACTCCGGTTCGGAGTCCAAGGGGGACAAGGGCCTCGCCATCGCGTACGACGTCGGCGGCAAGGGCGACCAGTCCTTCAACGACGCGGCGTACGCCGGTCTGGAGCAGGCCAAGAAGGAGTTCGGCTACGAGACGGCCGACGTCGAGCCCACCGACGGCGAGACCGACGCCGACAAGGAGCAGCGGCTGTCCTCGCTGGCGAAGCAGGGCTACAACCCGGTCGTCGGCATCGGCTACGCCTACGCCTCCGCGATGAAGAACGTCGCCGAGAAGTACCCGGACACCACCTTCGGCATCGTCGACGACGCCACGATCGAGGCGAAGAACGTCGCGGACCTGGTCTTCAACGAGCAGGAGGCGTCCTACCTCGCCGGTGTCGCCGCCGCCAAGAGCACCAAGACCAACACGGTCGGCTTCGTGGGCGGTGTGGACGTCCCGCTGATCCACAAGTTCCAGGCGGGCTACGAGCAGGGCGTCAAGGACACCGACCCGAAGATCAAGGTCGTCTCGCAGTACCTGACGCAGACCGCTGAGGAGGGCGGCTTCTCCAGCCCCGACAAGGGCAAGACCGCCGCCGAGGGCCAGATCGAGAAGAAGGCCGACGTGGTGTACGCGGCGGCCGGTCTCTCCGGCCAGGGCGTCATCGAGGCCGCCGCCGCCAACAAGGTCTGGGCGATCGGCGTCGACTCCGACCAGTACAAGCAGGAAGCCCTCGCGAAGTACAAGGACTACATCCTGACTTCGGCCACGAAGGACGTCGCTTCGGCCGTCTACAACCTTTCGAAGTCGGTCGAGGACGGCAAGCCGGAGACCGGTATCGTTCGGGGCGATCTGAAGTCCGGCGAGGTCGGTCTCTCGGACTCCAACCCGAAGTTCGCGGACGACGCCGAGCTCCAGGCAGCCATCAAGTCGGCCAAGGAGAAGATCATCAGCGGCGAGATCAAGGTCAAGAGCAGCTGA